The Osmerus eperlanus chromosome 9, fOsmEpe2.1, whole genome shotgun sequence genomic sequence ACAGTAGGGGGTGCAAATGCACCCGCGTTAAAACCGCCTATGCTGGCTCACGCACCACACGTAGCATTGCCATTAAACCTTCAACATCCTGGCAAGCAGccagccctcctcacagggTTAAGAGGACTTCCCTTTcgcgcactctctctccctctccccctctccctctctctctctctctctctctctctctctctctctctctctctctctctctctctctctctctctctctctctctctctctctctctctctctctctctctctctctctctctctctctctctctctctctctctctctctctctctctcaaaggaGCCTATCCTCTCTTGCTTCTCCTGGGTACACACTCCTCCACGGTCTAGTGATGCTTGTGTACGTGCTCCTGGTGATCTTAGTAAACACTCCAGCCGATAGGGTTCTATATCTAAACATGCACGTGTCTTACAGAACAGATAGCCTGCATAAACAAAGAAGTTCCTTATCAGATAACACAGCTGTGgtgctgtgacatcatcagagatggcaaaagtacacacatccttcactcaagtaggaGTACAGATACTCtgtgtttaaaaagactctggtcaaagttgaagtattgactacacttttttactcaagttaaagtaaagaagtatgggttctgacatatacttaagtaaaatgTAGTCATTgctactacctgttttagtgtttaAGTAAAAGgttgtgagatgtactgataccagaaaaagtacttcccatctctgcaacagtgtaacaacagtgtaatcaaTGTAATGATAGAGAAataagtgtaacaacagtgtaataacaacataataaatgtgtaaaaacagtgTAAAAACTGTGTaaaaagtgtaataacaacataacagcgtaacaacagtgtaataccagtgtaacaacagtgtaataacaacataaaacAGTGTGATATCAGTATCAATGCTACCAAATACAGATCAAAAATAAAGTAACAAGCCTGGTTTGAAAATTTAAGAAGtggaaagtacagatatttgtgtaaagaatttaaggagtgaaagtaaaaagttggcagaaaaaaaaacagtgaagtaaagtactgataccagaaaaatattaTATAGTACAGTAACAAAATATTTGTACTTCGTAACTTCCATCTCTGGACATCATACATTAAAAACAATTGACCGACTCATGAAGAGGTTTGGTTCATGGTCTGATTTTGGATGCGTGTATGTgaaatggtgtttgtgtgtattgctCTTGTGAGAAAGCTGAGTCATGTGTGTTGGGACTGGAAGACATTTTACCTCCACTGCGTTTACAGaggaaacacactcacatgcacaacaCCAGGAAATCCCCATCCCAGCAAAGTCAGGCGGTTACAGCTAACCCTAAGCTCCGGTGCTCTGACCAGTCCAGAACATGTAGGTAGGGTCTATTACTGCATTACTGGAACAAGCTGTAATGAGTAGGCGGCACTGTGACCATCTCTGGTTATGTGAGGGGTTGAAAGGTCTTGTACTGAGGGTGGATGGGGCTGTGGTTTGGGTTTGGCTCCAGGCTAGTCCAATTTGAGCAGCTTTGAAGGCATTATGGCTTTCTTATCACTAAATTACCACAGCCTGATTCATTATGCTGCCTTGaactgctgactgactgccttGGTGCACGTAGGccaacaccacaacacacatacacacactttacacacccaccacacacacacacacactcttattcaCACGTAGGCCAGAACCATAACAAAAACTCTAAGCCTATCTCTTACAAGCCTGATAACTTGAAAATGTCTAGTCTTATTGTGGTCCAGTCTTCTAACCAATAGATACATTGAGGCCTTTCTCAAACAGTTTACCAATAGTtcacagcacaaaaaaaaaaaagtaaaaagttgtcagaaaagtTAATAGTGAAggaaagtactgataccagaaaaatctacttatgTACAATAATATGTACTTAGGTACTTCCCATCTCTAGTTGTATTCATAGCAAGATACTGACTAGCCCGAGTTATAGATATGTTGGATACGTTGATGAGTATCAGGTGTGTAACATATATCAGATATGGTAATGAAGAGTGGAGACAAGGTGGCAGATGGGAGTTAGGTGGCCTTCTCCTCCCGAACCTCAGTTAAGTATAACTCAATTTATGAACCTTATGTAAGGTAATGGAGAAATGTAAAAggatattgtgtttgtgtgttccaggcGATGGTAGCATGTTACCCAGGCAACGGGACAGGGTATGTGAAGCATGTGGACAACCCTAATGCTGATGGGCGATGTGTCACCTGTATTTACTACCTGAACAAGAACTGGAATGCCAAGGTACGCTTGACCTTTTGAAAATCCTCTTAGTTTGTCACTGTATCACTGTATCCAACCATGTTGGCCACGGATGGATTTGACACTCAGTCACTGAACAGAAACTACCCAGGAGAGTTAGGATTCAGAATTATTAATTtaacataaaataaaataatggaaTGTAATAGCTATATAACGTAATACAATATATTGTATTACTAAAATATTGTATGATTATACTATAATGTATATATAGTATTAAATATTTAGTGATAATTAGTATTGTAGTATTACATGTAGTATTATATAATATGTAGTGTCTATATAATAACATTAATTAAGATAAAATACTATATATAATACATGAAAGCATCCCTACAGGGTGTTTACATTACACATGGAGATTACAGAATCTTACCCGATATAGAAACATGATTTTCAGTGTTTCAAGTTCATGTTCTTTtcaagtctgtgtgtgggacTTATGTACTTTTTCTTATAATTGTAGCCCCAGAGCATTTTAGTTCTAAGCATCTTATTCTCTGGACGGAGGTGAACATGTTTGGTGTTTTATCTTCCAGGAGCATGGGGGAATTCTACGGATCTTTCCAGAAGGCAAGTCGTACGTGGCGGATATTGAACCGCTGTTTGACCGCCTGCTTTTCTTCTGGTCGGACAGAAGGAACCCCCATGAAGTCCAGCCCTCATTCTCCACTAGGTTTGAATCTTTTGCTGCTGTCTGTGGAGCATTGGCCAAGGGAGAGCTATTTAGCATAAACTGGCATTGATTCAAATTTGAGTTGTAGGTTAGTTACAGTTGCTATACTAGTTATAGAAGATGCATTGTTTAATTCACGGCAAAAGGTACTTTGCTCGTCTATGTGTGGAGAAAaagtacaaatacatttgagtgCAAAAAAGTATGAGTGTTTGAGTATCAAGTGTATCGAGTCTTATATCCTCTTTTGTCTCCAGGTATGCCATTACAGTGTGGTATTTTGATTCCGAGGAGAGGGCTGAGGCCAAGAGGAAGTTCAGAGATCTAACTGGTAGGTTTCCTGACTACAGAATATTCTGATTGCTTCACTTGAACTTTTCCTTTCTAGTGATGTGACTGGTGTACATAATATATCTTATTAACTGCTGCAACATTCCATGGATGCCAGTAATAAACAGGAATGTCTACGTGTATAGTATGTGAATAATAATACTTTAGATGAGTATGGGAATCTTTATCACTAATTGAAACCCTCTGTGGTGTTTGTTTCAGCGTCGACCGAGCATGTCAGTAACACACCCTGAGCTGCTGCCAGGCCACCATCTTGCTGGTCTGAAGAGGTCAGCTGGTCTGGAAGTCTTGTCTTCACAGCCTGCTCTGGGACTTTTAACCCTTCTGCCATATTGTGTTTGCTCTCGTTTATCTCTCTTCACTGATCCTAAATGGACAAGAAATGTAGTGAGACGTGGTTGACAACTTTTTCTAACCCTGAGATGTGATTACTaacccacaccaacacactttTTAAGACTCGGTCGATGACGCACAGAGTCAAAGTGCCCAAGTGTATGTACGGAAATGGTGGCTCTATCACAAGGGGAGCATCTGATAGCTGCGGTGTGGGCTAGTAGACTAAGCCCTGCTGTCATGAGGACTGTGCTCATATGAAGGCTGGCAAGTTCCAACCTGTGGCGTCATGGTGGATATCTATCAGCAGTGTGGTGTGTCTTGGAGTTAATCTGCATTGAATCATTTTCTgctatttctgtgtctgtgttgtgccaTAACAACCGTctgagtcaaatcaaatcaaatttatttttatagccctttttacacgcaagcatgtcacagagggcttcacatattcccatagaactgcccctcaaccaacctaaaccctcaaggaagacaaggaaaaactcccaaaaaactctcaacaggagaaaaaaaatggaagaaaccttgggaggagcaattcagagagggatcccctcctccagagacggttggtgagagagaggagcagaacacaggctaaacatagtcatacagtgtcgatgggtttttaaaacaccaaaatccattgttcaactttatagatgtaggacaggactgggagactcgcgaccaggtccagcgttggctgaccgacgaccaggcaggtgctgacaactcaaaccccccacaccacaagggatgtgtgtggtaacatacttacctttaacagtcgtagaattgactaaagcTGAGGTGTAAACTTGTGTGTGGAATCCTACAATCATtaatgagaatgtgtgtggtgaagTCGTTCAAAATGGTAGTTATGTTTGCTCTTCAATGcagttaaaacattttttttgtgtAGAATGGAGGAGGGCTGTTAGTGTTGTGGTCAGTGTGCTATGCTCCTTTATAGTACCTCTCGCTATATAGCTCATATGGAATGAAGATTGCCAAACGTACTACCTACTTGAGTACACTGTCTATAGAAACAGCAGATTTCCAGTCTGTCTTTGAAACATTTGTGaactttaaaaaaaactcaGAGAAAGCCTCCACACCAGATTTGGCAAAACAGATCCTTGATGCGACAGCTTAAAGCTGTGTGGTCCATTAAAGTTCATTTtttcaaatgtaaatatgaaatattcaaattgtgttttatttaGCTTGTATGCTGGTCAGCAAAGCTGATGATGTATGGGGAATGCTGTTGAGAATGAGAAAATGTTTGCTTGACGTGAATATTAAAAGTATTTTTCACCTATGTTTTGGGATTTGATTTGAAGTAAAATCTTTTAAAGGCTATAGTTGTAACCCTGTAGGACCCTGCATATAAATCAAAATGAAAGGGATGTAAATGAGAAAACATCCATTTTGTATCAAGTTTGACTTTTCCCCACTAGAGGGCACTCTTACACTTCTACGCAATTCTCTTTTCAAGccgcaggaggggaggagagggaaggaaaggaagaggaggatcagggaaggggagaggtcgTAGAGAGCATAGGCCCTCCAAGACTAGCCAGCCGATTTTAAATATTTCAGTCTATTTTAAATGAGGTCTATGAAAGATAGATCAGAGGGGAAGGCAGGCAGAGAGTGTGAACCTGGAGCCCGGCTAATAACCTCAAgctgtccatctccctcccaCGCTAGTCTGATCTAGAATCTATGGGAGATAATGGTGAAGACAATGATGAAGGCGGGGATAGAGCAGAACATACAGATGGATCAGGTGTGTGTTGCTTTGTTCTTGCGTTGATTCATCTTTGTGACATCATGTTCCTCCCCTAGCATCTATTCCACATGACCAAACCCTTAGCATGAGGCAAAGAGGACAGAATTACCTCAACTAAGCTAGTGACGCCAAcattgccagtgatggaccCGAGTCGATAAGTGTAATAATCACTCTAAGCCTGTGAACGTCTCATACCATTTACTGCTTTATTACAGATGGGGGTTAGTCATTAATTCATCACATTCAGTAGGAAAAAATTATATCATCAAATCTGTTCATCAGAAACACCAAGGAGGAGGCTGGCGGCCCTTCTGCAGTGGATGACAGCTCCTAACTCAAGCTAATATGGTGGGAAGCTTCCGTATCACAGTGAGGTTGACGTGATTGTCACTCTGAGGTAATCAGTAATGGGAGTTGTGTGTAAAACACTGTAGGCAGAGTGTATTATTGACCGGACCTGCTTGTTGGGTTCAAATGATTTCAGGGTCttgtatgcaggtgtgtgtgtgtgtgtgcctgtgtgtgttctgatccAGGGATGGATAGTCTGTTGTAGCTGTTGATCTGCCCTTGGGTTAGCAATCGGTTTGTGTGTGAATTCTGGAGATCAAATGCAGTCTGAAAACTAAAACTAAAACACAGGTTATCGAACTGAGGAAAGAAGTTGAGCATAACCACAACCCCTGACTCTACAAATCGGCCTGTCGGCTCCGTAAGTCATGTGACCGAGTGATGATACAGAGGTTAGTACATACTTCTGACAAGAACACGCTCCCTACGGAACTGTCTCGACCAGCCCAGCCCCCAGACTCTGACACAAACAGCAAGGtaggaaaagaaagaagaaaaatagaAAGGAAAAGACGAAGGAAACAAACTGGCAGCTTACTGATGTGTGGTAGCATTCACTGGGATGGTTGGATGTAAAATAAATGATGCCAGATAGTAACAAATTCAGGAGAGGTTTTATTATGAATATGGCACCTGTAAGATGGTAAACCGTGTTACAGAAAGACAACCATGTATGACATGTTTCTTTGAACGGATGAAAAGCTACAAAAGTATAAAATAACCCTGTTGTAAAATGAATTATGTACAATTCTGATCTGCAGCATTACTCATggtaaatgaaaaaaatatgtctttcaaaaagaaaaaaagaaaataaaagaaagCCAGGCACTCAAAGTTAGCATCAGttagttatgtttttttttcttcttctcaaaaatgaaaacaaaacaaaaacaaataaaatagaaatgtaccatagtttttttttctttttaatattttaatttgtttgtaTTTAGAATTTATAACACTGTTAACATTGATACTAAGAGAATCCCTCTCTCCCGTATTCGTCGACTTGGCACCAAGTTTCCTCATAAAAGAATCTGTATAATTGTACAAGAAATAgttaaaaacacagacacactcttcaCAGGTAATGAAATGACGATTCATATTTGTAATTTTAAACACTATGTATCGGACAGCAGCTGAGATTAGTTTGAAGTTTAAAATCACCAGCGATCATTTTGacaacaacacagaacacattAAGAACAGCTCCCCCTGCTGCTGAGAGGGTGTAACACATGGGTGTATTTCCTGGTCCACAGTGTTTAGTCTTGAGAGCtcagcaccccctcccccctcccccccccccccccccccccccctcagctcccccctgcctcctcctcctggctatGTAGAAAACACTAAAGTCTATCTTAGCATCAATCTCACCATAGAGACACACGGCTCTCCAGCAACTGACCAAGCCTCTCTGCCTACAACACCCACAACCCTTCTTTTTATAAACACATTTAGTTCATGACCTGGGATTTAGAGGAACAACACATTGTCACAGAGACCACACAGAGTTGTTTCCTGATGTGGGGGAGTCGCCCTGTACAGTTCATAAGACTTTAGGCTCCTCCTCCCGTTGTCTGGACAGACTATAAAACACTGGAACGTTGACAAAGCTTCTGGACCGAACGGAATCAAGTAAAACCAAACAATCAACCAACTTAGTAAACATGCATTTCCAAAACACCTATAAAAATAGATTTATAGTGCgaaatatttttcttttcatttctttAGAAATCTTTAAAATCGTTTATTGTCCTGAAATACTACCgtgatctttttttttgtttatttatccTGTGAATTGCAGGGTCCTTGAAGTCAACAGGTTAGGTGGAAACCAATGAAATACACCCAATGCATACAATAAGCACAAGGGACTCTGGGAATGTTTCACAACTGAGGCTTGTATGGTTCCAGAAGTTTCTACATCTAAATGCTACTTTAGCTTTTTCTCATCATATTCCTATAGTAGTGTAAATATGCAAGCTGAAAACTGCGATTCCCAGATTCCTCAGTGGCAAAAATGGCTCCATAAACCTTTGAGCTAGTTAAGAGTCTTTTATctctgagaaagagagcgagatagagaggTCTGTAAGACTACACAACAGCAAAGCAATAGCAGAAACGGAAAGGAACTTACAGACAAAAGGAAGCAGCAAAAAAGGTGACTCTACATTTGGAAGGCCACCACACGAAATCCACTAACCTCCACTGGTTTCACTAGGACTGCAGAGGAGCCTGGGAGGAGCCTCAGGAGGCTCCGCCCACCCCACACTAGAGATATAGCACAGAGAAGACAAAGGACAAGAAAACAGCTACATCAGCTTGGTATATACTGCATATAGTAACACACACGGAAATCTCCATGGAGACTGACAGCCAGTGACACTTACACATTGTACACGTTTACGGTTATCACGCTTGGTAATAGGATGgcaggatggatggacggacggGCTGTCAAAAGATGAAGTGACAGTTTTTACCGTTTTATTActtatttttctttttcaaaaaaaCGAATAATCACAGTGTTTTGTAACACCAAACTGTGAGATAGTAGATCAACATTTTTTTTGGCAacagaggggggggaaaagggttTATAGGGAatggttttttttctctcccgtaAAAAAACCCCTCCTATTCCTTTGAGACTGATTGAGATGCATGTCCTTGTTTACAATCTTCCTGATATGTGAACTCAGAGAGTCAGATgactggaggaagagagcagaTCAGCAGGGAGACTGGAGGTGATTCTGGTtcaaggaagggggggaggagggagggaagagcagaggaaggagagagtacaaaaaaacactgacaGGAGCCGGTCATAGTTTTAGACATTCATCTTCAAGTTAATGGTGCTGATTAGCCTCCCAGTTTGACTGAGAGAAAAAGTGATCTAGTTtagaataaaaacaaacaaacatagaaAACAAAACCCAACACAACCCATGTTGGCTATCTGTCCATCCTCAGTGGCCAATCAGATTGAGCCTAGAGATGAGGAGAAGTGATGTCACAAGGGAGCGTATCGGCTGGTCGGAGGTCTAGCTCTCCTGGTGGGAACTCTTCCCAGACTGACCCCCATTCGTCTGGAGGTGTAAAACACTTCATCAGCCAGCTGAATGAGGCGTATGTGtagtgtgtcagtatgtgtgtggcgtttcagtgtgtgtgtgtatgtgtgcgaagatgtctgtgcgtgtgtgtgtgtgtgtgtatgtgtctgtcattcAGTGGTAGCACCATGAGGCTGCAGAATGGAAGGAGAGGATAGTTCTGGTGCTGACCATTTCTAGAGTCCTGGATCACAAATAGAACTagtagaaggaggagagaagtaaCATTCTATTCACAGGTCAATGCCCGGCTGAAAATTGCTTTTTAAATGCTTGATTCAAAAGTTAATAACTGAGCTACATGAAAaccaaaagaaagaaagaaaaagcatTAACTTCTAAACTACTATTCCCTTATTGAGAAATAACCCTAACATCTTGTTTCAAGATTATCTCTTATACCTTGTCAGACAGGTTAACTTCCTTTAGTGTTTGTGTAGCCATGACAGCCAACCCAGTAGGATTTCCCTCTTCTCAAACATCTTGAACCTTCACCTTAAATACACAGGGCACCTTCACAAAGATGCTGCATTATCAACTCAAACAACAAGAAGAGTTCACCTGAGGCTCTAGAGGGCCTCTGGACAGCTAGGATTCTCTGTAGGCAAAAAAAGGATTCTTTACAACAAAGAATAgtccatttagtttgtttcagAGAAAATGTTCATTGATTGAAGAAAGGGAAGTAAAGAtggacagactgagagaggagtagagagagagagagagagagagagagatggagtgacatgggagggagaagaggagggcgaggaggagagggggcattcATTTCTATTACACAAGCTCAATTGCTCAAATTCAAAGTGCTAGAATACATGGTTTCCTTCCCCCCCATTTCAAAACACAGTCTTTTGCCTCAAAATAAAAAGTCAAGAGTCTGTTTGCTTGTTTGTTCTGTCAACACAGTGGAAACACAGTCACATGGTCGTGGGTGGCGGGCCTCAGTCCTCCTTGCGCTCCAGCGTCTGAGTGGTGTGGATGCCGTTGCTGTAGACGGGGAAGGGCAGCGTGGAGAACAGGCCCTCGGCCGTGGTGAACACGTTCCCAGCATGCATCTGGCCGCCGCCGCTCCCCGCCGCCGAGCCGAAGGGGCCGGCGGCGGCGGCCGACATGTTGATGCGGTGGACGTGGTGATACAGCATCTCCATGGGGGTCTTGGGGTCCAGGCCGAAGCCGCTGGCGTTCACGTCCACGAAGGCGTTCATGGCGTGTGTGTTAGGGAGCAGGTTCCCCTGCATGGCCAGGGTCACATCGGCCGGGGCGTAGCGGATGGTGCCTGTGGTGTACACGCGGGGGGCGGAGACcgtggaggaggggctggtggcGGCGAGGGCGCCCGTGACGCGGTGGACCAATGGGAGGACGACGTTCCCGGCCTGCAGGCGCTGAAGGGCCTCAAGGTCGttggagtagaggagggaggaggaggaggtggtgggcgtTACCTGCTGCTTGTCGCGTGGAGACGCCGAGAGGGGCGGAGATAGCgggtcggaggaggaggagctggaggggggcggggctaaACTCGCCACGCTGGAGGCGGAGGAAGGGGCGGAGCCAGCGTTGTAGACCTGCTTCCTGTTCACCCCTCCGGCCCCTCCCTCGGTGCCAGGGGGGGTTAGGACGGAGTCGGGGATGGGcacctggagggaggagcctTGAGGGGAGGGGTAGGGTTCAGGGGCAGGGGGCGGACCCGGGGGAGGCTTGGTGGTCATGCTGTAGGGCGACTCGTTCCTGGAGATCTCCCGGTTGGGCGGGTAGTTCCAGATGCTGCTGTCGTTGTCAAAGTTGATGGGCTCCGACATCTCCGTCTTGATCTTGAGGACGGAggcgctggagggggaggggggcgggaggaggggcggCTCCCCCAGGGCGGAGTCCAAGGCGCTCGGGCTGGGCGTGGCCGAGGAGAGGCAGAGCCTCCTGCTGCGTCCGCCGTCCCACTTCtgttttttcctcctcttcc encodes the following:
- the egln3 gene encoding egl nine homolog 3 isoform X2, giving the protein MPLLQHIMDTELERLALDLIVPSLLDQGFFYVDNFLGEMVGDFVLHQVKEMHHSGLLHDGQLAGRSSGISRRNIRSDKISWVSGLERGCEAIHFLLTLIDKLISLCIGRLGKSIIRERSKAMVACYPGNGTGYVKHVDNPNADGRCVTCIYYLNKNWNAKEHGGILRIFPEGKSYVADIEPLFDRLLFFWSDRRNPHEVQPSFSTRYAITVWYFDSEERAEAKRKFRDLTASTEHVSNTP